The following are encoded in a window of Streptomyces sp. Go-475 genomic DNA:
- the iolD gene encoding 3D-(3,5/4)-trihydroxycyclohexane-1,2-dione acylhydrolase (decyclizing), whose amino-acid sequence MTTRLTVAQALVRFLAAQYTERDGVRQRLIGATWGIFGHGNVAGLGQALLEHAEEMPYHQGRNEQAMVHAAVGYARQSNRLSTHAVTTSIGPGATNLVTGAALATINHLPVLLLPGDIFATRPADPVLQQLEVPYAGDVSVNDCLRPVSRYFDRITRPEALIPSALNAMRVLTDPVETGAVTLALPQDVQAEAYDWPEEFFAERVWTVRRPGADPAELAEAVRTIRAAERPLVVAGGGVHHSRAEEALAEFAETTGIPVASTQAGKGSLRHDHPQDVGGIGHTGTATADELARTADLVIGVGTRYTDFTTASGTLFANPGVRFLNLNIAPFDGHKLAGQALIADARSGLQELTDALRLHAHRVAGTYATEYTEDKERWEQRVDACYEVDEPDIRPTQPQVLGALDELVDESDILINAAGSLPGDLHKLWRTRSRDQYHLEYGYSCMGYEIPAAIGVKLAAPDRPVWALVGDGTYLMMPTEIVTAVQEGVAIKVLIIQNHGYASIGGLSESVGGERFGTAYRYPSEDGTFTGPPLPVDLAANAASLGMRVLRAKTVRDLREALAEARAADTPTCVYVETQTADTVSGAPPAQAWWDVPVAETATRPSAVKARELYERHVSTRRRHL is encoded by the coding sequence ATGACCACCCGCCTGACCGTCGCACAAGCGCTGGTCCGCTTCCTCGCCGCCCAGTACACCGAGCGCGACGGCGTACGGCAGCGGCTCATCGGCGCCACCTGGGGCATCTTCGGCCACGGCAACGTCGCCGGCCTCGGCCAGGCGCTGCTGGAGCACGCCGAGGAGATGCCGTACCACCAGGGCCGCAACGAACAGGCCATGGTGCACGCCGCGGTCGGCTACGCCCGCCAGTCCAACCGCCTCTCCACCCACGCGGTGACGACCTCCATCGGCCCGGGCGCCACCAACCTCGTCACCGGCGCCGCCCTCGCCACCATCAACCACCTGCCGGTGCTGCTCCTGCCCGGCGACATCTTCGCCACCCGCCCCGCCGACCCGGTCCTGCAGCAGCTCGAAGTGCCGTACGCCGGCGACGTGTCGGTCAACGACTGCCTGCGCCCGGTGTCGAGGTACTTCGACCGGATCACCCGCCCCGAGGCGCTGATCCCCTCGGCGCTGAACGCGATGCGCGTGCTCACCGACCCCGTCGAGACCGGCGCCGTCACCCTCGCCCTGCCGCAGGACGTGCAGGCGGAGGCGTACGACTGGCCCGAGGAGTTCTTCGCCGAGCGGGTGTGGACCGTCCGGCGCCCCGGTGCCGACCCGGCGGAACTGGCCGAGGCCGTGCGGACGATCCGGGCGGCCGAGCGGCCCCTGGTGGTCGCGGGCGGCGGCGTCCACCACAGCCGCGCCGAGGAGGCGCTCGCCGAGTTCGCCGAGACCACCGGCATCCCGGTCGCCTCCACCCAGGCCGGCAAGGGCTCCCTGCGCCACGACCACCCCCAGGACGTCGGCGGCATCGGCCACACCGGCACGGCCACGGCGGACGAACTGGCCCGCACGGCCGACCTGGTGATCGGCGTCGGCACCCGCTACACCGACTTCACCACCGCCTCCGGCACCCTCTTCGCCAACCCCGGCGTCCGGTTCCTGAACCTCAACATCGCCCCCTTCGACGGCCACAAGCTCGCCGGGCAGGCCCTGATCGCGGACGCCCGCAGCGGCCTTCAGGAGCTCACCGACGCCCTGCGCCTGCACGCGCACCGGGTCGCCGGCACCTACGCCACCGAGTACACCGAGGACAAGGAACGCTGGGAGCAGCGCGTCGACGCCTGCTACGAGGTGGACGAGCCCGACATCCGCCCGACCCAGCCGCAGGTCCTCGGCGCCCTGGACGAACTCGTCGACGAGTCGGACATCCTCATCAACGCGGCCGGCTCCCTCCCCGGCGACCTGCACAAACTGTGGCGGACCCGGTCCCGCGACCAGTACCACCTGGAGTACGGCTACTCCTGCATGGGCTACGAGATCCCGGCCGCGATCGGCGTGAAGCTGGCCGCCCCGGACCGGCCCGTGTGGGCGCTGGTCGGCGACGGCACGTACCTGATGATGCCGACGGAGATCGTCACGGCCGTGCAGGAGGGCGTCGCGATCAAGGTCCTGATCATCCAGAACCACGGCTACGCCTCGATCGGCGGCCTGTCCGAGTCGGTCGGCGGCGAGCGCTTCGGCACGGCGTACCGCTACCCGTCCGAGGACGGCACGTTCACCGGCCCGCCGCTGCCCGTGGACCTCGCCGCCAACGCGGCCAGCCTCGGCATGCGCGTACTGCGCGCCAAGACCGTGCGGGACCTGCGGGAGGCCCTCGCCGAGGCCCGGGCCGCCGACACTCCCACATGTGTCTACGTGGAGACCCAAACGGCAGACACAGTGTCGGGCGCGCCCCCGGCGCAGGCCTGGTGGGATGTACCCGTGGCCGAGACCGCGACACGACCGTCCGCGGTCAAGGCACGTGAGCTGTACGAACGGCACGTCTCCACCCGACGCCGCCATCTGTGA
- the iolB gene encoding 5-deoxy-glucuronate isomerase, whose protein sequence is MTSELYVPKGTTSDVNYVLDIDPKRAGWTHSSLRIVELTPRGTHTFTTGDSEWIVLPLSGACTVRVEDEEFTLSGRENVFASVTDFAYAPRDARVQIASGAGGRFALAGAKCERQLPARYGPAPEVPVEERGSGTCLRRVRNFASADAFDCDKLIAVEVITPGGNWSSYPPHKHDEHRPGEESELEEIYYFEIDGPNGFGYQRVFPSREGGSDVLTEVRSGDAVLVPDGWHGPSIAQPGHDMYYLNVMAGPGETREWRICFHPDHTEGYR, encoded by the coding sequence ATGACCAGTGAGCTGTACGTCCCCAAGGGCACCACCTCCGACGTGAACTACGTCCTGGACATCGACCCCAAGCGGGCCGGCTGGACGCACAGCAGTCTGCGGATCGTGGAGCTGACGCCCCGCGGCACGCACACCTTCACCACCGGGGACAGCGAGTGGATCGTGCTGCCCCTGTCCGGCGCGTGCACCGTGCGCGTCGAGGACGAAGAGTTCACCCTCTCGGGCCGGGAGAACGTGTTCGCGTCGGTCACCGACTTCGCGTACGCGCCCCGTGACGCCCGGGTCCAGATCGCCTCCGGCGCGGGAGGCCGCTTTGCTTTGGCAGGAGCGAAGTGCGAGCGACAACTCCCCGCCCGCTACGGCCCCGCGCCGGAGGTCCCCGTCGAGGAACGCGGCAGCGGCACCTGCCTGCGCCGCGTCCGCAACTTCGCCTCGGCCGACGCCTTCGACTGCGACAAGCTCATCGCGGTCGAGGTGATCACACCCGGCGGCAACTGGTCCTCGTACCCGCCCCACAAGCACGACGAGCACCGGCCCGGCGAGGAGTCGGAGCTGGAGGAGATCTACTACTTCGAGATCGACGGCCCGAACGGTTTCGGCTACCAGCGCGTATTCCCCTCGCGTGAGGGCGGGTCCGACGTCCTAACGGAGGTCCGCTCCGGCGATGCCGTCCTCGTCCCCGACGGCTGGCACGGCCCGTCGATCGCCCAGCCCGGCCACGACATGTACTACCTGAACGTCATGGCCGGTCCGGGGGAGACGAGGGAGTGGCGGATCTGCTTCCACCCGGACCACACGGAGGGGTACCGATGA
- a CDS encoding deoxyribose-phosphate aldolase, with amino-acid sequence MSVDVCELVRLRSHRPEAIAEAAARRTRRPLLNDTGRLMIVAADHPARGALGVGGRSMAMANRADLLERLCLALSRPGVDGVLATADILDDLLLLGALDGKVVMGSMNRGGLQGARFELDDRFTGHRPEDIERLGFDAGKLLLRIDYDDPGSLTTLESTARAVDAMAARKLPVFVEPFISRRDETGRLRNDLSAEAVTRSIAIASGLGGSSAYTWLKVPVTDNPDDMAEVMAASTLPAVLLGGEVGGSAEEQAGAYEKWRGALQLPTVRGLVVGRSLLYPADGDVAAAVDTAVGLL; translated from the coding sequence GTGAGCGTCGACGTCTGTGAACTCGTCCGGCTGCGCAGCCACCGCCCGGAGGCGATCGCCGAGGCCGCCGCCCGCCGCACCCGGCGCCCGCTGCTGAACGACACCGGCCGGCTGATGATCGTCGCCGCCGACCACCCGGCCCGCGGCGCCCTCGGCGTCGGCGGCCGCAGCATGGCCATGGCCAACCGCGCCGACCTCCTCGAACGGCTCTGCCTGGCCCTGTCCCGCCCGGGTGTGGACGGCGTCCTCGCCACCGCCGACATCCTCGACGACCTGCTGCTGCTCGGCGCGCTCGACGGCAAGGTCGTCATGGGCTCGATGAACCGCGGCGGCCTCCAGGGCGCCCGCTTCGAACTCGACGACCGCTTCACCGGCCACCGCCCCGAGGACATCGAGCGCCTCGGCTTCGACGCGGGCAAGCTGCTGCTGCGCATCGACTACGACGACCCGGGCTCGCTCACCACCCTGGAGTCCACCGCCCGGGCCGTCGACGCGATGGCGGCCCGCAAGCTCCCCGTCTTCGTCGAGCCGTTCATCAGCCGCCGCGACGAGACGGGCCGGCTGCGCAACGACCTGTCCGCCGAGGCCGTCACCCGGTCGATCGCCATCGCCTCGGGCCTCGGCGGCAGCTCCGCCTACACCTGGCTGAAGGTGCCGGTCACCGACAACCCCGACGACATGGCCGAGGTCATGGCGGCCTCCACACTGCCCGCCGTCCTGCTGGGCGGCGAGGTCGGGGGCTCCGCCGAGGAGCAAGCCGGGGCGTACGAGAAGTGGCGCGGCGCCCTGCAACTGCCCACCGTGCGCGGGCTGGTGGTCGGCCGCTCCCTGCTGTACCCGGCGGACGGCGACGTGGCCGCCGCCGTGGACACCGCCGTAGGACTGCTGTGA
- the iolC gene encoding 5-dehydro-2-deoxygluconokinase, with protein sequence MAYDLITMGRIGVDLYPLQTGVPLPQVTSFGKFLGGSASNVAVAAARLGRHTAVITRTGDDPFGTYLHEALKGFGVDDRWVTPVPGLPTPVTFCEIFPPDDFPLYFYRQPKAPDLEIDAHELDLDAIRDARVFWITGTGLSEEPSRTATLAALAHRAKSGTTVFDLDWRPMFWTDPEAARPFYEEALRHTTVAVGNLDEVEVATGVREPHAAARALLDAGVELAVVKQGPKGVLAVNSRGESAEVPPLPVNVLNGLGAGDAFGGCLVHGLLAGWDLEKTMRHANAAGAIVASRLECSSAMPTPDEIEAAVTAGVVQ encoded by the coding sequence ATGGCGTACGACCTGATCACCATGGGGCGGATCGGAGTGGATCTGTATCCGCTGCAGACGGGCGTCCCGCTGCCGCAGGTCACGTCCTTCGGCAAGTTCCTCGGCGGTTCGGCGAGCAACGTCGCGGTCGCCGCGGCCCGCCTGGGACGGCACACCGCGGTGATCACCCGGACCGGCGACGACCCCTTCGGCACCTACCTCCACGAGGCCCTGAAGGGCTTCGGCGTGGACGACCGCTGGGTCACCCCCGTCCCCGGCCTCCCCACCCCGGTCACCTTCTGCGAGATCTTCCCGCCCGACGACTTCCCGCTGTACTTCTACCGGCAGCCCAAGGCCCCCGACCTGGAGATCGACGCCCACGAGCTCGACCTCGACGCGATCCGCGACGCCCGCGTCTTCTGGATCACCGGCACGGGCCTGAGCGAGGAACCCAGCCGGACGGCGACCCTCGCGGCCCTCGCCCACCGCGCCAAGTCCGGCACGACGGTCTTCGACCTCGACTGGCGCCCGATGTTCTGGACGGACCCCGAGGCCGCCCGCCCCTTCTACGAGGAGGCCCTGCGCCACACCACCGTCGCGGTCGGCAACCTCGACGAGGTGGAGGTCGCCACGGGCGTGCGCGAACCCCACGCCGCCGCCCGCGCCCTCCTGGACGCCGGTGTCGAACTGGCCGTGGTCAAGCAGGGCCCCAAGGGCGTGCTGGCCGTCAACAGCCGCGGCGAGAGCGCCGAGGTCCCGCCGCTGCCGGTGAACGTCCTCAACGGCCTCGGCGCCGGGGACGCCTTCGGCGGCTGTCTCGTCCACGGCCTGCTGGCCGGCTGGGACCTGGAGAAGACCATGCGGCACGCCAACGCCGCCGGCGCCATCGTGGCCTCCCGCCTGGAGTGCTCCTCGGCGATGCCCACGCCGGACGAGATCGAGGCGGCCGTCACCGCGGGGGTCGTCCAGTGA
- a CDS encoding helix-turn-helix domain-containing protein — MADPALVELAVSCDSDEAARARALRLLGFAPELPVRVVAVRSELPLDRIGARLCPARPVKAAPVAGVGVILATTMDRAAFPDGVRAGIGAAESPGLSWQQARTALRFSTARRPVVPYTELGALALLAEVPADAVRGNAEVAAIARLADAPEDLRTLEAYCATGSLRRAAELLHLRHSSVARRLELIGKAFGFEITEPAGLSHVSLALTASRLLDG; from the coding sequence ATGGCCGACCCCGCCCTCGTCGAACTGGCCGTCAGCTGCGACAGCGACGAGGCGGCCCGGGCCCGGGCGTTACGGCTGCTGGGATTCGCCCCCGAGCTGCCGGTCCGGGTCGTCGCCGTGCGGTCGGAACTGCCGCTCGACCGGATCGGTGCCCGGCTCTGCCCGGCCCGCCCGGTGAAGGCGGCACCGGTCGCCGGCGTGGGCGTCATCCTGGCCACGACCATGGACCGGGCCGCGTTCCCGGACGGCGTCCGGGCGGGCATCGGCGCCGCCGAGAGCCCCGGCCTGTCCTGGCAGCAGGCCCGCACGGCCCTCCGCTTCAGCACCGCGCGCCGGCCGGTGGTGCCGTACACCGAGCTGGGGGCGCTGGCCCTGCTCGCCGAGGTACCCGCGGACGCCGTACGGGGCAACGCCGAGGTGGCCGCGATCGCCCGGCTCGCCGACGCCCCGGAGGACCTCCGGACACTGGAGGCCTATTGCGCCACGGGTTCCCTGCGCCGGGCCGCCGAGCTGCTGCACCTGCGTCACAGCAGCGTGGCGCGGCGCCTGGAACTGATCGGCAAGGCGTTCGGCTTCGAGATCACGGAGCCTGCGGGTCTGTCGCACGTCAGCCTCGCCCTGACGGCCTCGCGACTGCTGGACGGCTGA
- a CDS encoding MerR family transcriptional regulator: MTDRRLWSYKEIAAHIRVQPDTVRSYRKHGLLPPPDHVEGGKPYWYADTVRAWVASRPGNRARRAD, encoded by the coding sequence ATGACCGACCGAAGGCTCTGGTCCTACAAGGAGATCGCCGCGCACATCAGGGTGCAGCCGGACACCGTGCGGTCCTACCGCAAGCACGGCCTGCTGCCCCCGCCCGACCACGTCGAGGGCGGCAAACCCTACTGGTACGCCGACACCGTCCGGGCCTGGGTCGCCTCCCGGCCCGGCAACCGCGCCCGAAGAGCCGACTGA
- a CDS encoding zinc-dependent alcohol dehydrogenase family protein encodes MRAVVFERYGETAEVREVADPQPAEHGVVVRVEATGLCRSDWHGWQGHDPDITLPHVPGHELAGTVEAVGARVGRWRPGDRVTVPFVCACGTCPSCAAGDHQVCERQTQPGFTHWGSFAQYVALDHADVNLVALPGDLSFTTAASLGCRFATAYRAVVRQGRVAAGEWVAVHGCGGVGLSAVMIAVASGARVVAVDVSAAALDLARRFGAAQCVDARAVPDTAAAVRDLTGGGAHLSLDALGSPVTCAASVNGLRRRGRHVQVGLLPSPDGTTPVPMARAIALELELLGSHGMAAHGYPPMLELVRGGVLRPDLLVTSTIPLAEAPSALAAMGTAPGAGATVIEPWS; translated from the coding sequence ATGCGGGCCGTCGTGTTCGAGCGGTACGGGGAGACGGCCGAGGTGCGGGAGGTCGCCGATCCGCAGCCGGCGGAGCACGGGGTCGTCGTGCGCGTCGAGGCCACGGGGCTGTGCCGCAGCGACTGGCACGGCTGGCAGGGTCACGACCCCGACATCACCCTGCCGCACGTGCCCGGCCACGAACTCGCCGGGACCGTCGAGGCGGTGGGCGCCCGGGTGGGCCGGTGGCGGCCTGGCGACCGGGTCACCGTGCCGTTCGTCTGCGCCTGCGGCACCTGCCCGTCCTGCGCGGCCGGCGACCACCAGGTGTGCGAGCGCCAGACCCAGCCCGGCTTCACGCACTGGGGCTCCTTCGCCCAGTACGTGGCGCTGGACCACGCCGACGTGAACCTCGTGGCGCTCCCCGGGGACCTGTCCTTCACGACGGCGGCCTCCCTCGGCTGCCGGTTCGCCACGGCCTACCGGGCGGTGGTGCGGCAGGGCAGGGTCGCGGCGGGGGAGTGGGTGGCGGTGCACGGCTGCGGCGGGGTCGGGCTGTCGGCGGTGATGATCGCGGTGGCGTCGGGAGCGCGGGTCGTGGCCGTCGACGTGTCGGCCGCGGCCCTGGACCTGGCGCGGAGGTTCGGCGCCGCGCAGTGCGTGGACGCGCGAGCCGTGCCGGACACCGCGGCGGCGGTCCGCGACCTCACCGGCGGCGGCGCCCACCTCTCGCTGGACGCCCTCGGCTCACCGGTCACCTGCGCCGCCTCCGTGAACGGCCTGCGCCGCCGCGGTCGGCACGTCCAGGTCGGCCTGCTGCCCTCGCCGGACGGCACGACCCCCGTGCCGATGGCCCGTGCGATCGCCCTGGAGCTGGAACTCCTCGGCAGCCACGGCATGGCCGCGCACGGCTACCCGCCGATGCTGGAACTGGTCCGCGGCGGCGTGCTGCGCCCCGACCTGCTCGTGACGTCCACGATCCCCCTGGCCGAGGCCCCGTCCGCACTGGCCGCGATGGGGACGGCGCCGGGAGCGGGGGCGACGGTCATCGAGCCCTGGAGCTGA
- a CDS encoding heavy-metal-associated domain-containing protein has product MTAQTDTTGSVTTVYKVSGMSCGHCEGAVSGEISQISGVSSVTAVAKTGEVTVVSAAPLDDEAVRAAVDEAGFELAGRA; this is encoded by the coding sequence ATGACCGCCCAGACCGACACCACGGGCTCCGTCACCACCGTCTACAAGGTGAGCGGCATGAGCTGCGGCCACTGCGAGGGCGCCGTCTCCGGCGAGATCTCCCAGATCTCCGGCGTCAGTTCGGTGACGGCCGTGGCCAAGACCGGCGAGGTCACCGTCGTCTCGGCGGCCCCGCTCGACGACGAGGCCGTGCGCGCCGCCGTCGACGAGGCCGGCTTCGAACTGGCCGGCCGGGCCTGA